In one window of Silvanigrella paludirubra DNA:
- a CDS encoding CHAP domain-containing protein has translation MKRILFCYLLFFANLSAFSIPDACKNTAEHKCITNYGEKLGENNGVEAYSNCRSLCVNPEPNNLSGKTLALNKDVYTGIKWQCVEFARRWWIRQKGITFGSVETANEIFDLNHAEKLNSKEKVILKKEKNFSNIIPKVGNLIIYKKLAMDSDLPFGHVAVVVNLDTTKGYLDLAESNYNNEKWEDPNKYSRRIKLEQKDNKYILYDIDYAKFDPSKKDNQAKAELILGWVNPEI, from the coding sequence ATGAAAAGAATTTTATTTTGTTATTTGTTATTTTTTGCTAATTTAAGTGCGTTTTCTATTCCTGATGCTTGTAAAAATACAGCAGAACATAAATGCATAACGAATTATGGTGAAAAATTAGGGGAGAATAATGGGGTTGAAGCTTATTCAAATTGCCGATCTTTATGTGTAAATCCTGAACCTAATAATTTATCTGGGAAAACTCTTGCTTTAAATAAAGATGTTTATACTGGGATAAAGTGGCAGTGTGTAGAGTTTGCTAGAAGATGGTGGATTAGGCAAAAAGGAATTACTTTTGGTTCAGTAGAAACAGCAAATGAAATTTTTGATTTGAATCATGCTGAAAAATTAAACTCAAAAGAAAAAGTTATTTTAAAAAAAGAAAAAAACTTTTCAAACATTATTCCTAAAGTTGGAAACTTAATAATATATAAAAAATTAGCAATGGATTCAGATTTACCATTTGGGCATGTTGCTGTTGTAGTTAATCTAGATACAACAAAGGGTTACTTAGATTTAGCAGAATCAAATTATAACAATGAAAAATGGGAAGATCCTAATAAATATTCTAGAAGAATTAAATTAGAACAAAAAGATAATAAATATATATTATATGATATTGATTATGCAAAATTTGATCCTTCAAAAAAAGATAATCAAGCAAAAGCTGAATTGATTTTAGGCTGGGTAAATCCTGAGATTTAA
- a CDS encoding DUF4442 domain-containing protein has protein sequence MNIIEKFKNKLPANTLLKMIRFWPPYLGAGIKVTNISDDFLKLDVEMNLSWYNKNFVGTHFGGSLFSMTDPFYMLMLIKSLGSEYIIWDKASKIEFMKPGVGIVKAHFEFTTEELEEIKHNCQNRKKHLFNKEVYIFDDKGDLIAKVEKTLYVKKK, from the coding sequence ATGAATATTATTGAGAAATTTAAAAATAAATTACCTGCAAATACACTCTTAAAAATGATCCGATTTTGGCCACCTTATTTAGGGGCTGGAATTAAAGTTACAAATATTAGTGACGATTTTTTAAAGTTAGATGTTGAAATGAATTTATCTTGGTACAACAAAAATTTTGTAGGAACACATTTTGGTGGATCTTTATTTTCAATGACAGATCCTTTTTATATGTTGATGCTTATTAAATCTTTAGGATCAGAATATATAATTTGGGATAAAGCTTCTAAAATTGAATTTATGAAGCCAGGAGTTGGAATTGTCAAAGCACATTTCGAATTTACCACAGAAGAATTAGAAGAAATTAAGCATAATTGCCAAAACAGAAAAAAACATTTATTTAATAAAGAAGTATATATATTTGATGATAAAGGCGATCTTATTGCTAAAGTTGAAAAAACTTTATATGTAAAAAAGAAGTAA
- a CDS encoding glycosyltransferase family 87 protein: MSVFKNEIYKNSRMREFLFFFFIIFTIIFIFFELKNGRYWQSDFEVYYKSAKRALLGENLYRPDEDGFYRFKYSPFSAYLFIPFTLFSFTYAKYLYSFFISLLMFFNFLYCFLLGSEILIEKLKNKKNINSYLILVFLFSLLPLGVFYVRELHLGQINILLLFLYIYSFYLLRHNNNMSFFILAISCFIKPYFLIFLMYFLYQKNIKAVFLTIFSVIFISFIPLFTYKFKIFIEQNYLWFNELKIEIFRQGSVSGDSNISLFSFIDRYFPISFNNSIIIKKMFIISLCGLFLVYFFNKTKILLSKNLKIFYDFSLLCLFISLLTSNGKSVYILLLPSIFIISSVISKYNYFLIILFSISCAILGLDIGDGGIYTKWIRTYYLLPSSGLILIICLLISLKKANSNYISDPIPLSESLPLTK; this comes from the coding sequence ATGTCCGTATTTAAAAATGAAATTTATAAGAATTCTCGAATGAGGGAATTCTTATTTTTTTTCTTTATTATTTTTACGATTATATTTATTTTTTTTGAGCTAAAAAATGGCCGTTATTGGCAAAGTGATTTTGAAGTTTATTATAAAAGTGCAAAACGTGCATTGTTAGGTGAAAATCTTTATCGACCTGACGAAGATGGTTTTTATCGTTTTAAATATTCTCCATTTTCAGCTTATTTATTTATCCCTTTTACTTTATTTTCTTTTACATATGCAAAATATTTATATTCCTTTTTTATTTCTCTTTTAATGTTTTTTAATTTTTTGTATTGTTTTTTATTAGGTAGCGAAATTTTAATTGAAAAACTGAAAAATAAAAAAAATATAAATTCATATTTAATCTTAGTATTTTTGTTTTCATTGTTGCCATTAGGGGTTTTTTATGTGAGAGAATTGCACTTAGGGCAAATTAATATATTATTGCTTTTTTTGTACATATACTCTTTTTATTTATTAAGACACAATAATAATATGTCTTTTTTTATTTTGGCAATTTCATGTTTTATAAAGCCTTATTTTTTGATATTTTTAATGTATTTTTTATATCAAAAAAATATAAAAGCGGTTTTTTTAACTATTTTTTCAGTTATTTTTATAAGTTTTATTCCTTTATTTACCTATAAATTTAAAATATTTATTGAGCAAAACTATTTATGGTTTAATGAGCTTAAAATTGAAATATTTAGACAGGGTTCTGTCTCTGGGGATTCAAACATTTCACTATTTTCTTTTATAGATAGATATTTTCCAATTAGTTTTAATAATTCTATTATTATAAAAAAAATGTTTATTATTTCTTTGTGCGGCTTGTTTTTGGTTTATTTTTTCAATAAAACAAAAATTTTATTATCAAAAAATTTAAAAATATTTTATGATTTTTCTTTGTTGTGCCTTTTTATTTCTCTTTTAACTTCAAATGGGAAAAGTGTTTATATTTTATTATTGCCTAGTATTTTCATAATTTCTTCAGTAATCAGCAAATATAATTATTTTTTAATTATTTTATTTTCAATTTCATGTGCGATTTTAGGGTTAGATATTGGAGATGGTGGAATTTATACCAAATGGATTAGAACATATTACCTCTTGCCATCAAGTGGACTAATTTTAATTATTTGTCTATTAATTTCATTAAAAAAAGCAAATTCAAATTATATTTCTGATCCAATACCTTTATCTGAATCTTTGCCTTTAACTAAATAA
- the sucD gene encoding succinate--CoA ligase subunit alpha, whose amino-acid sequence MSILVGKQTKLICQGISGSAGKFHSEKCAEYGTNLVGGVVPGKGGSSVLDRPVFNTVAEAMHKTGANASMIFVPPPFAADSILEAIDAGIELIVAITEGIPVLDMLRVKKALLNAGGRTRLVGPNCPGVITPGDKCKIGIMPGHIHLPGRVGIISKSGTLTYEAVGQTSALGIGQSTCVGIGGDPINGTSFIDVLEMFQKDQDTDAIIMIGEIGGNLEIEAAEWIKRNMKKPVVGFIAGQTAPKGKRMGHAGAIISGGKGTAEEKIEAMKSCGLHVAMSPADMGITLKKALGI is encoded by the coding sequence ATGTCAATTCTCGTTGGAAAACAAACAAAACTTATATGCCAAGGAATTTCAGGAAGTGCAGGCAAATTTCATTCTGAAAAATGTGCAGAATACGGAACAAATTTAGTTGGTGGAGTTGTTCCTGGAAAAGGAGGCTCTTCTGTTTTAGATCGCCCTGTATTTAATACTGTTGCAGAAGCTATGCATAAAACAGGTGCAAATGCATCTATGATTTTTGTGCCTCCTCCTTTTGCTGCCGATTCTATTCTAGAAGCAATTGATGCTGGAATAGAACTTATCGTTGCTATTACAGAGGGAATTCCTGTTTTAGACATGCTTAGAGTAAAAAAAGCGCTTTTAAATGCAGGTGGCCGTACTCGTTTAGTGGGACCAAATTGTCCTGGAGTTATTACTCCTGGTGATAAATGTAAAATTGGAATTATGCCTGGCCATATTCACTTGCCAGGTAGGGTAGGAATTATAAGTAAGTCAGGAACATTAACATATGAAGCGGTTGGACAAACTTCTGCTTTAGGAATAGGCCAATCTACTTGTGTTGGTATTGGTGGCGATCCTATTAATGGCACAAGCTTTATTGATGTTCTTGAAATGTTTCAAAAAGATCAAGATACCGATGCTATCATCATGATTGGTGAAATTGGTGGAAATCTTGAAATTGAAGCTGCGGAATGGATTAAAAGAAATATGAAAAAGCCTGTAGTAGGGTTTATTGCAGGACAAACAGCTCCTAAAGGCAAACGTATGGGCCATGCTGGTGCCATTATTAGTGGCGGAAAAGGAACGGCAGAAGAAAAAATTGAAGCCATGAAATCTTGTGGTTTGCATGTTGCTATGAGTCCTGCTGATATGGGAATTACTCTTAAAAAAGCCCTAGGTATTTAA
- the sucC gene encoding ADP-forming succinate--CoA ligase subunit beta, with protein sequence MNIHEYQAKELLSRFGLSIPKGKLAYTATEAEWAARSLSCGKDGKVAVVKAQVHSGGRGKAGGVKLAKSPEEAFSIAEKMLGMTLITNQTGPQGKKVNKLLVAEGCDIDKEYYFALVVNRETATIGIMASTEGGMDIEEVAEKHPEKIITADIDPTVGLQEFTIRKLSLGLGFGLGTPLAKDFAKTLKGLYQAFLAYDCSMVEINPLVLTKQGNIAILDCKMSFDENALFRHQDIADLRDYEEDDARELEASKYGLSYVSLEGNIGCLVNGAGLAMATMDIIKQTGGQPSNFLDVGGGANQETVTQAFRIILRDKAVKGIFVNIFGGIMKCDVIANGIVAAAKELGLKVPLVVRLEGTNVELGKKILSESGLNILSASSMADGAQKIVNAVK encoded by the coding sequence ATGAATATTCATGAGTATCAGGCGAAGGAGCTACTATCCCGTTTTGGTTTAAGTATTCCTAAAGGCAAACTTGCATATACTGCTACGGAAGCGGAATGGGCTGCGCGCAGTCTTTCTTGTGGAAAAGATGGCAAAGTTGCTGTTGTTAAAGCTCAAGTTCATTCAGGTGGTCGCGGTAAAGCGGGCGGAGTAAAATTAGCAAAAAGTCCAGAAGAAGCATTTTCAATTGCTGAAAAAATGCTTGGAATGACTTTAATTACAAATCAAACTGGCCCTCAAGGCAAAAAAGTAAATAAACTTTTAGTAGCTGAAGGCTGCGATATTGATAAAGAATACTATTTTGCTCTTGTTGTAAATCGCGAGACAGCAACAATTGGAATTATGGCTTCTACAGAAGGCGGAATGGACATAGAGGAAGTTGCTGAAAAACATCCAGAGAAAATTATAACAGCAGACATTGATCCTACTGTAGGCCTTCAGGAATTTACAATTCGTAAATTGAGTCTTGGATTAGGTTTTGGCCTTGGAACTCCATTGGCAAAAGATTTTGCGAAGACTTTAAAAGGATTATACCAAGCATTTTTAGCATATGATTGCTCAATGGTAGAAATTAATCCTCTTGTATTAACTAAACAAGGCAATATTGCCATTTTAGACTGCAAAATGAGTTTTGATGAAAATGCTTTATTTCGTCATCAAGACATTGCAGATTTACGCGATTATGAAGAAGATGATGCAAGAGAATTAGAGGCATCAAAATATGGTTTAAGTTATGTTTCTTTAGAAGGTAACATTGGTTGCCTTGTAAACGGTGCCGGATTAGCAATGGCTACTATGGACATAATTAAACAAACTGGTGGTCAGCCATCAAACTTTTTAGATGTTGGTGGTGGTGCTAATCAAGAGACTGTTACTCAAGCATTTAGAATTATTTTACGTGATAAAGCTGTAAAAGGTATATTTGTAAATATCTTTGGCGGAATTATGAAATGTGATGTTATCGCAAATGGTATTGTTGCAGCTGCAAAAGAACTTGGTTTAAAAGTTCCACTTGTTGTTCGTCTTGAAGGTACCAACGTAGAACTTGGTAAAAAAATTCTTAGTGAATCTGGGTTAAATATTTTAAGCGCGTCATCAATGGCTGATGGTGCACAAAAAATAGTAAATGCTGTAAAGTAA